In Naumovozyma castellii chromosome 1, complete genome, one DNA window encodes the following:
- the OAF1 gene encoding oleate-activated transcription factor OAF1 (ancestral locus Anc_7.17), whose protein sequence is MSMSPLGTVAMSPPQEQVSSGNSTSSPAAGGSNRQIKKRNRISFVCQECRKAKTKCDKEKPACTRCVKQNLACVYDVAKQPPPRIPSKDAKITRLENDVEYWKNKAMKLLEEKEQTNGKSNGFKRSSSYVKEEELDRVDNQTIDKRLKTQSTVPLQKATHATKDDIMVNLYKNNPTMIMSKVMKREVKPLSENYILIQDKFISTLISSVFLDPSKNTMIPALTANANISRTQPSVTTNALKLKEILVKQCQNPSQEAKVNEFTDRILQNTNSTRNLKVGMILSMLYNTVGHQHLEDHCPADGEYSELLKTFINEFEQILPPYEIIMKYKAFFAEYVYPNLPFMEQEMFEESIATTIFPNEEDPTKIKIKLGNTRLRSKVENMCMLLVILKLAYISISLVEEIPQDDNLQFTKDIIVKYPIPNDAILLAQRCLASEDWCACANENIITCLLYIWSFFVFSPEEGDFFLEHPTDVIGSLIMMLATSIGLHRDPSDFPQLQDPNLSDRRILNHRRLLWIGIVTVCSFESSLKGRHSVSSMALMDLFIDVKDPAAAEKYIARVKADAKPTMDERLISIHEYSFKRVRLALLLSDLDNLTMSYNNDFPLSAIDNLAETTRTFIETNFPIINLKEINISKEQTPESLKSHLLFLATINSTSIHSRIMFRLMMLRTAAALFLYFESEMAKNKSSSLLPYYYKYFTKTCTYALALITDFNKFFKGEYDDCLSPLTTYNITKFIQLALPSTIFSLLGIILRISLGGNMLFSEYQEYPNKEDYAALDEINKRIESLNALHKDLESALENIHILASQHLRFTFFSVFKMLALCDVIIQRMRKGELWLGIFEMVHMRHIHQRIVKTLTMTIGFEADKKESLIDDLKLKNHIVQFSMNDITNLRQNVIDASLGVQGYGNKPPSQPSSSETSVPLAQPVATKYSNPVYDWNSSLGNLGKLSTAALISQNSTQVNNTPINGGPNMTPTPPLNGESIPPQFGRGGVGAGTNGLQTDFTGFFGGLDLFDYDFLFGNDFT, encoded by the coding sequence ATGTCTATGTCACCCCTGGGTACGGTTGCCATGTCTCCACCTCAAGAACAAGTATCTTCGGGTAATTCCACTTCAAGCCCCGCAGCTGGAGGTAGCAATCgtcaaataaagaaaagaaatagaaTCTCATTTGTATGTCAGGAGTGCAGAAAGGCCAAGACTAAATGTGATAAAGAGAAGCCTGCCTGTACGAGGTGTGTTAAACAGAATTTAGCATGTGTTTATGACGTGGCGAAACAACCTCCTCCAAGAATACCAAGTAAGGATGCCAAGATTACGAGATTAGAGAATGATGTGgaatattggaaaaataaAGCTATGAAATTACTGGAGGAAAAGGAACAGACGAATGGGAAATCTAATGGGTTCAAAAGAAGTTCTTCCTATGtgaaagaggaagaattagatAGAGTCGATAATCAAACGATAGATAAACGATTGAAAACTCAATCTACAGTTCCATTGCAAAAGGCAACCCATGCAACGAAGGATGATATCATGGTGAACTTATATAAAAACAATCCCACTATGATCATGAGTAAAGTGATGAAGAGAGAAGTTAAACCTCTTTCCGAGAATTATATTCTTATTCAAGATAAGTTTATTTCCACTCTAATTTCGTCCGTATTTCTAGACCCTTCTAAAAATACAATGATTCCAGCCTTAACTGCAAAtgcaaatatttcaagaacCCAGCCGAGTGTGACAACGAACgcattgaaattgaaggaaatcTTAGTGAAACAATGTCAAAATCCATCACAAGAGGCAAAGGTCAACGAATTTACGGATCGAATACTACAAAATACAAATTCAACTAGGAATCTAAAAGTGGGGATGATTCTTTCTATGCTTTATAATACTGTGGGTCACCAACACCTTGAGGATCATTGTCCCGCTGATGGTGAATATTCAGAGCTTCTGAAAacatttattaatgaatttgaacAGATTCTACCACCTTATGAGATTATAATGAAGTATAAGGCATTCTTTGCAGAATATGTTTATCCCAATTTACCTTTTatggaacaagaaatgTTTGAAGAATCAATAGCTACTACCATTTTCCccaatgaagaagatccaactaaaataaagataaaattaGGAAATACAAGACTAAGATCTAAAGTTGAAAACATGTGTATGTTGCTggtaattttgaaattggcaTACATTTCTATAAGTTTGGTGGAAGAAATTCCTCAGGATGACAACTTGCAATTTACCAAGGATATAATAGTTAAATATCCAATTCCTAATGATGCAATTTTACTCGCCCAACGTTGTCTCGCTTCTGAAGATTGGTGTGCATGTGCTAACGAAAACATTATCACTTGTTTGCTATATATATGGTCATTTTTTGTATTCTCACCGGAAGAAGGTGATTTCTTTTTAGAACATCCCACCGATGTAATTGGCAGCTTAATAATGATGCTGGCAACTTCCATTGGGTTACATAGAGATCCATCTGATTTTCCACAGTTACAGGATCCAAATTTGTCAGATAGAAGGATATTAAATCATAGAAGGTTGTTGTGGATTGGCATTGTGACCGTGTGTTCATTTGAATCTAGTTTGAAAGGGAGACATTCAGTATCATCGATGGCATTGATGGATTTGTTTATTGACGTAAAGGATCCAGCCGCTGCTGAGAAATATATTGCCCGAGTAAAGGCTGATGCAAAACCAACAATGGATGAAAGATTAATCAGTATACAtgaatattctttcaaaaggGTAAGACTggcattattattatcggATCTGGATAATTTGACTATGTCATACAACAATGACTTTCCCTTGAGCGCAATTGATAATCTGGCAGAAACCACTCGTACTTTCATTGAGAccaattttccaataataaatctaaaGGAAATAAATATTAGCAAAGAACAAACACCTGAAAGCCTAAAGTCACATTTACTTTTTTTGGCAACTATAAACTCCACGTCTATTCATAGCCGAATTATGTTTAGATTAATGATGTTAAGAACAGCGGCCGCATTATTCCTATATTTTGAATCTGAAATGGCAAAGAATAAAAGTTCATCATTACTGCCTTACTACTATAAATACTTCACAAAAACATGCACATATGCATTGGCATTGATTACtgattttaataaattcttcaagGGAGAATATGATGATTGTTTGTCTCCTTTAACCACATATAATATCACGAAGTTTATTCAGTTAGCTCTGCCAAGTACCATCTTTAGCTTGTTAGGTATTATCTTGAGGATAAGTCTAGGTGGTAATATGTTATTTTCAGAATATCAGGAATATCCAAACAAGGAAGACTATGCTGCATTAgatgaaataaataaaagaatagaAAGCTTAAATGCTCTCCATAAGGATTTAGAAAGTGCATTAGAGAATATCCATATCTTAGCATCTCAGCACTTGCGATTTACTTTCTTCTCCGTGTTCAAGATGCTTGCATTATGCGATGTAATAATACAAAGAATGAGAAAGGGGGAATTGTGGCTTGGTATATTTGAAATGGTTCACATGAGACATATTCATCAGAGAATTGTCAAAACGTTGACCATGACAATTGGTTTTGAAGCAGATAAAAAGGAAAGTTTAATAGATGATCTTAAGTTAAAAAACCATATTGTACAATTCAGTATGAATGATATCACAAACCTAAGGCAAAATGTAATTGATGCATCATTAGGTGTTCAAGGATACGGAAACAAACCACCCTCCCAACCGTCTAGTTCAGAAACATCAGTACCGTTAGCTCAACCAGTAGctacaaaatattcaaatccTGTTTATGATTGGAATTCATCTTTAGGAAATTTAGGCAAGCTTTCCACCGCAGCATTAATCAGTCAAAATTCGACTCAAGTGAATAACACTCCTATCAATGGCGGTCCCAATATGACTCCAACTCCACCTTTGAATGGTGAGTCAATTCCCCCACAGTTTGGACGTGGTGGTGTTGGTGCTGGCACAAACGGATTACAAACGGATTTCACTGGATTCTTCGGCGGTTTGGATTTGTTTGATTATGATTTTCTATTTGGAAACGACTTCACTTAG
- the FLC2 gene encoding flavin adenine dinucleotide transporter FLC2 (ancestral locus Anc_7.16) translates to MKSLLLLYLFQLIIFPFNNHVLASSNSSNSTTKKEKVPSKLLKTSSLLTCMDNSQFTASFFDVRYYPHNNTVIFNVDATTTINENVIVKAELITYGLNVMKQSFDLCTLNEVSLCPLSAGRIDVRSSYQIDADVLKQVPGIAYTVPDLDAQVRVVAYSQNDTSFSTPLACVQAIVSNDKTVQTKYASWPIAAVSGIGVLTSGFVSVIGYSATSAHIASNSISLFIYFQNLAITAMMGVSRVPPIAAAWTQNFQWSMGIINAGFMQSIFNWYVQATNGVSTVVASNKNILSISVQKRKRDIMNFIKRSSITVASADDYNFDKILDDSSLYTTNERDSSVYSTRIIVLRGIQRVAFKANIELSNFFLTGTVFFLFFLFVVIVSMIFFKALIEVLTRARIMAETSNFFQYRKNWGSIIKGTLFRLAIIAFPQISLLTIWEFTQADSPAVVVDAVVIFIVITGLLMYGTTRVMIKGRESLRLYKNPAYLLYSDSHFLNRYGFLYVQFRADAFWWLVPMLSYAFLRSLFVAVLQNQGKAQAMVIFVIELIYFVVLCWIRPYLDKRTNIFNIAIHLVNLINSIFFLFFSNLFKQPAIVSSVMAVILFVLNAVFALFLLCFTIVTCALALIHRNPDIRYQPMKDDRVSFIPKIQNGEGVMNYDNNKSEAELFELRQAVMDTNETEQEKMIRDDTFALKNPTNRSSRLLFDEDLDEESSTTTNGLNKIITDEQQPAKPASAVFGNGTPATMNQGNFKIPTTGSSAANRNFKLRKPENSFYSGAGNHSQYMNDNSFL, encoded by the coding sequence ATGAAGTCGCTCCTGTTACTGTATCTTTTCCAACTGATAATATTCCCGTTTAATAATCATGTACTAGCCAGTAGTAATAGTTCAAACTCCACTACTAAGAAAGAGAAGGTGCCTTCCAAGCTGCTAAAGACATCCTCACTATTAACATGTATGGATAACTCACAATTTACAGCATCCTTCTTCGATGTCAGATACTATCCTCACAATAATACTGTCATATTTAACGTCGATGCCACCACTACCATCAATGAAAACGTCATCGTCAAGGCCGAATTAATCACATACGGTCTTAACGTCATGAAGCAATCTTTCGATCTATGTACATTAAATGAAGTCTCTCTGTGCCCTCTTTCCGCAGGAAGAATCGATGTCAGATCATCATACCAAATTGATGCAGATGTATTGAAACAAGTACCCGGCATTGCATATACCGTCCCTGATTTAGATGCTCAAGTGCGTGTCGTGGCTTATTCTCAAAATGATACATCCTTCTCTACACCCTTGGCATGTGTTCAAGCCATTGTCTCTAATGATAAAACCGTACAGACTAAATATGCCTCATGGCCCATCGCTGCCGTATCTGGTATTGGTGTCTTAACATCCGGGTTTGTCTCAGTTATAGGTTATAGTGCCACTTCTGCTCATATCGCGTCCAATTCTATCTCATTGTTCATctatttccaaaatttagCCATTACGGCAATGATGGGGGTCTCAAGAGTACCACCTATCGCTGCTGCATGGACTCAAAATTTCCAATGGTCCATGGGGATCATTAACGCAGGATTCATGCAATCTATATTTAATTGGTACGTGCAAGCAACTAATGGGGTATCTACCGTGGTCGcatcaaataaaaatatccTTTCCATTTCCGTGcaaaagaggaaaagaGACATTATGAATTTCATAAAGAGATCCTCCATCACAGTGGCATCCGCTGATGATTATAATTTCGACAAAATCTTGGATGATTCATCTTTATATACTACAAATGAACGTGACTCTAGCGTTTACTCAACAAGAATCATCGTCCTGAGGGGGATTCAACGTGTCGCATTCAAGGCAAACATcgaattatcaaatttcttCCTCACAGGTACTGtgtttttcttgtttttcCTATTCGTCGTCATCGTATCCATGATCTTCTTTAAAGCTTTGATTGAAGTGTTAACCAGAGCTAGAATTATGGCTGAGACTTCtaatttctttcaatataGGAAAAATTGGGGGAGTATCATTAAGGGGACGTTATTTAGATTGGCTATCATTGCATTCCCACAAATTTCCTTATTAACTATTTGGGAATTCACTCAAGCGGATTCTCCAGCGGTAGTGGTTGATGCCGTGGTAATATTCATTGTCATCACAGGTTTATTAATGTACGGTACTACAAGAGTCATGATAAAGGGTAGGGAGTCATTACGTCTATACAAAAACCCTGCATACCTATTATATTCCGATTCTCATTTCTTGAATCGTTATGGGTTCCTTTACGTTCAATTTAGAGCTGATGCCTTCTGGTGGTTAGTGCCCATGTTATCATACGCTTTCTTAAGATCTCTATTTGTTGCAGTGTTACAAAATCAAGGTAAGGCACAGGCAATGGTTATCTTCGTCATTGAATTGATCTATTTCGTGGTCCTATGTTGGATCAGACCATATTTGGATAAGAGAACAAATATCTTTAACATCGCCATCCATTTGGttaatttgattaattccatcttcttccttttcttttctaatttgTTCAAACAACCTGCTATTGTGTCCTCCGTCATGGCTGTCATTTTGTTCGTCTTGAATGCTGTGTTTGCCCTATTCTTACTTTGTTTCACCATTGTGACATGTGCATTAGCATTAATTCATAGAAACCCTGACATCCGTTATCAACCAATGAAGGACGATCGTGTATCTTTCATTCCAAAGATTCAAAATGGTGAAGGTGTCATGAATTATGATAACAATAAATCAGAAGCGgaattgtttgaattaAGACAAGCTGTCATGGACACCAATGAAACAGAACAGGAAAAGATGATCCGTGATGATACATTTGCATTAAAGAACCCAACAAATCGTAGCAGTAGATTACTATTCGATGAAGATTtggatgaagaaagttCCACCACTACAAATGGACTCAATAAGATCATCACTGATGAACAACAACCAGCGAAACCAGCATCTGCTGTGTTCGGTAATGGTACTCCAGCTACAATGAACCAAGGTAACTTCAAGATACCGACAACGGGGTCATCAGCGGCTAatagaaatttcaaattgagGAAACCAGAAAACAGTTTCTATAGTGGTGCAGGAAACCATTCTCAATACATGAATGATAATTCGTTCCTATGA
- the GEM1 gene encoding ERMES complex Ca(2+)-binding regulatory GTPase GEM1 (ancestral locus Anc_7.19), whose protein sequence is MTKETITIAICGDKGVGKSSLVLSLAKGRFLSNLQDVIPAVTIPRDFSSNPYSVRRTILVDTSEAEPEKLQMELRNADVIWLVYCDRESYERVSLHWMMMFRSMGLNIPVVLCKNKCDEYPGGDVYSNSVALDDTKIEDEEFIPILMEFKEVDTCVKTSAKNQFNVNQAFYLCQRSITNPIAPLFDSRIGELKPLAVNALERIFLLSDKDQDNYLNDAEMMALQKKCFNKSIDVAELSFIKKILSDISLNPHEFINTPLYVPDRGLTLDGFLMLNRIYTEKGRHETTWDLLRAFHYTDSLCINDKVLYPKLNVPDTSSVELSPKGYRFLVELFRRFDKNNDGGLNEEELQFLFRRTPGLPYLWTATNFPFSTVVNNRGFITLQGWLAQWSMTTFLDYKITTAYLIYFGYEDDVKEVLHVTKARKMRRRKGRLYRSPVSDRKVFNCFVVGKPNSGKSSLLESFLGRVFAESYCPTIRPKIAVNSLELKGGKQYYLILQEFGEQESAILENKEKLSECDVVCLTYDSSDPESFSHLVELLDKYRYLRDLPLVFVALKADLDKQQQRCSIQPDVFTDSLFLDHPLHISSTWAASLNELFIKITEAALVPGESTPGFPPEERTSDTDYRQTAVILGSAVGFISLLTFTMVKLLKPAKFSR, encoded by the coding sequence ATGACCAAAGAGACCATCACCATTGCCATATGCGGGGACAAGGGTGTCGGGAAATCCAGTCTTGTTCTTTCGTTGGCTAAGGGACGCTTCCTCTCCAACCTGCAAGACGTGATACCGGCGGTGACGATACCGAGAGACTTTTCCTCGAACCCATACTCTGTTAGGAGGACCATATTGGTCGACACGTCCGAAGCTGAGCCGGAGAAGTTGCAAATGGAATTGAGGAATGCCGATGTGATTTGGCTTGTATACTGTGATCGCGAGTCGTATGAACGGGTGTCGCTCCattggatgatgatgttcAGGTCTATGGGACTGAATATCCCTGTTGTCCTTTGTAAGAACAAGTGCGACGAGTACCCCGGGGGTGACGTTTACTCGAACTCTGTGGCTTTGGATGATACCAAGATCGAGGACGAGGAATTCATTCCGATCCTGATGGAGTTTAAAGAGGTGGACACATGCGTGAAAACGAGCGCTAAGAACCAGTTCAACGTAAATCAGGCGTTCTACCTGTGCCAAAGGTCCATCACCAACCCAATAGCTCCGCTGTTTGACTCCAGAATTGGGGAGTTGAAGCCGCTGGCTGTGAATGCTCTGGAGAGGATATTTCTGCTGTCAGACAAGGACCAAGACAACTATCTCAATGACGCTGAGATGATGGCGCTTCAAAAGAAATGTTTCAACAAGAGCATCGATGTGGCCGAGCTGAGTTTTATCAAGAAGATCTTATCTGACATATCGTTGAACCCGCatgaatttatcaatacTCCGTTGTATGTTCCTGATAGAGGACTGACGCTGGACGGGTTTCTCATGTTAAATAGGATCTATACAGAGAAGGGCAGACACGAAACCACGTGGGATCTCCTGAGGGCATTCCATTACACAGACTCGCTTTGTATAAACGATAAGGTGCTCTATCCCAAGCTAAATGTGCCAGACACATCGAGCGTTGAGTTGAGTCCGAAGGGTTATCGATTTTTAGTGGAGCTATTCCGTCGATTTGACAAAAACAACGATGGGGGGCTGAACGAGGAGGAATTGCAATTTCTGTTCAGGCGCACTCCTGGGCTTCCCTACCTATGGACGGCGACAAACTTCCCGTTTTCCACTGTGGTCAATAACAGAGGCTTCATCACACTGCAGGGTTGGTTGGCGCAGTGGAGTATGACGACGTTTCTCGACTACAAGATAACGACTGCGTACCTAATATACTTTGGCTATGAGGACGACGTTAAAGAAGTGCTGCATGTCACGAAAGCCAGGAAGATGAGGCGGCGAAAAGGGAGGCTGTATAGATCTCCAGTAAGCGATCGGAAGGTGTTCAACTGTTTCGTAGTTGGGAAGCCCAACAGCGGCAAGAGCTCCCTTTTGGAGTCGTTTCTGGGACGGGTCTTTGCCGAGTCGTATTGCCCAACGATCAGACCCAAGATTGCGGTCAACAGTTTAGAATTGAAAGGGGGGAAACAGTATTATCTGATCCTGCAGGAATTTGGTGAGCAGGAATCGGCTATCctagaaaataaagaaaagcTGAGTGAGTGCGACGTAGTTTGTCTCACCTATGACTCCAGTGACCCGGAATCGTTTTCTCACCTCGTTGAGCTTCTGGACAAATACAGGTACCTGCGAGATCTTCCTCTCGTATTTGTTGCGCTGAAGGCGGACCTGGATAAGCAGCAGCAACGGTGTTCCATTCAGCCCGATGTTTTTACTGATTCACTTTTCCTTGACCATCCGTTACACATTTCGTCAACCTGGGCGGCGTCCTTGAATGAACTATTCATAAAAATCACCGAGGCTGCATTGGTTCCCGGTGAAAGTACTCCGGGATTTCCACCGGAAGAACGAACTAGCGATACAGATTATAGGCAGACGGCCGTAATTCTGGGCTCTGCAGTTGGGTTTATTTCGTTGCTGACGTTCACGATGGTGAAATTACTGAAACCGGCTAAATTTAGCCGCTAG
- the ACS1 gene encoding acetate--CoA ligase 1 (ancestral locus Anc_7.15), whose product MCPTASSTTKPPSLVEELKAKAAAATTATTAAEQAKKEREYEHLTSVNVVKQAPITHRLQADLASHYSPHVQDLQEYQKMYKQSLEDPATFFGGKAKQFLNWFKDFDQVYIPDPQTGLPSFENNAWFLNGQLNACYNCVDRHALSNPNKVALIYEADEPGQGYKVTYKELLEQVSQLAQVLKYSMGVQKGDTVAVYMPMIPQTIVTLLAITRIGAVHSVVFAGFSSNSLRDRINNADSKVVITTDESSRGSKIIETKRIVDDALRETPNVKHVLVYKRTKNPKVHFEPNRDLDWTTEMMKYKTYYPCEPVDSEHPLFLLYTSGSTGTPKGLQHSTAGYLLGCLLTMRYTFDTHQADVFFTAGDVGWITGHSYVVYGPLLYGCTSVIFEGTPTYPNHSRYWDIIDEYNVTQFYVAPTALRLLKRAGNSHLENNSLKSLRCLGSVGEPIAAEVWEWYSEQVGKNEIPVIDTYWQTESGSHLVTPLAGGCTPMKPGSASFPFFGIETVILDPNTGEEIKDDHAEGVLAVKRAWPSFARTIWQNHDRYLDTYLNPFKGYYFTGDGAARDKDGYIWILGRVDDVVNVSGHRLSTAEIEAAIIEDNTVAECAVVGFNDDLTGQAVAAFVVLKNKSCWANASEEELVEIKKHLVLTVRKDIGPFAAPKLIILVDDLPKTRSGKIMRRILRKILAGEADQLGDVTTLSNPDIVRHLIDSVKL is encoded by the coding sequence ATGTGTCCAACTGCATCTTCAACTACAAAACCACCATCTTTGgtggaagaattaaagGCAAAGGCTGCTGCTGCTACCACTGCTACCACTGCTGCTGAACAAgccaagaaggaaagagAATATGAACATTTAACCTCAGTAAACGTCGTCAAGCAAGCCCCCATCACTCACAGATTACAAGCCGACTTGGCCTCTCATTATTCTCCTCATGTACAAGATCTACAAGAATATCAAAAGATGTACAAGCAATCCCTGGAGGATCCTGCTACATTCTTTGGAGGTAAGGCTAAACAATTCTTGAACTGGTTCAAAGATTTCGATCAAGTTTACATCCCTGATCCTCAAACTGGATTAccatcttttgaaaataatgcaTGGTTCTTAAATGGTCAATTGAATGCCTGCTACAATTGTGTTGATAGACACGCTTTATCTAATCCAAATAAAGTAGCTTTAATCTACGAGGCTGACGAACCAGGTCAAGGTTACAAGGTCACCTACaaagaattattggaaCAAGTCTCACAATTGGCTCaagttttgaaatattCCATGGGTGTCCAAAAGGGTGACACAGTTGCCGTCTATATGCCTATGATCCCTCAAACAATCGTTACTTTATTGGCAATTACTCGTATCGGTGCTGTCCATTCTGTCGTCTTTGCTGGGTTCTCTTCTAATTCCTTGAGAGATAGAATTAATAACGCTGATTCTAAAGTCGTCATTACCACCGATGAATCTAGTAGAGGTagtaaaattattgaaacaaagAGAATTGTGGATGATGCCCTAAGAGAAACTCCAAACGTGAAACATGTCTTGGTTTACAAACGTACCAAAAATCCTAAAGTTCATTTCGAACCAAATAGAGATTTAGATTGGACCACTgaaatgatgaaatataAGACTTATTACCCATGTGAACCAGTAGACTCTGAACACCCATTGTTTCTATTGTACACCTCAGGTTCCACTGGTACTCCCAAGGGGTTGCAACATTCCACAGCTGGTTACTTGTTGGGATGTCTATTGACAATGAGATACACTTTTGATACTCATCAAGCTGATGTGTTTTTCACTGCAGGTGATGTCGGTTGGATTACTGGTCATTCCTACGTTGTTTATGGACCTTTACTTTACGGTTGTACTTCAGTCATCTTTGAAGGTACCCCAACATATCCAAACCATTCTCGTTATTGGGATATCATTGATGAATACAATGTAACTCAATTCTACGTGGCACCAACTGCCCTAAGATTGTTGAAGAGAGCAGGTAATTCCCATCTAGAAAACAATTCATTGAAGTCATTACGTTGTTTGGGGTCTGTCGGTGAACCAATCGCTGCTGAAGTTTGGGAATGGTACTCTGAACAAGTCGGTAAGAATGAAATTCCTGTCATTGACACTTATTGGCAAACTGAATCAGGTTCCCACTTGGTGACACCATTAGCTGGTGGGTGCACTCCAATGAAACCAGGATCTGCTTCATTCCCATTCTTCGGTATTGAAACAGTGATATTAGATCCAAACACtggtgaagaaattaaagatgatCATGCTGAAGGTGTTTTGGCAGTCAAGAGGGCATGGCCTTCATTTGCAAGAACTATCTGGCAAAATCATGACAGGTATCTCGATACTTATTTGAATCCATTTAAGGGCTATTACTTCACAGGTGATGGTGCCGCTAGAGACAAGGATGGTTACATTTGGATTCTTGGAAGAGTGGATGATGTTGTTAATGTTTCTGGTCATCGTTTATCTACAGCGGAGATTGAAGCTGccattattgaagataataCTGTGGCTGAATGTGCTGTTGTTGGGttcaatgatgatttgaCAGGTCAAGCTGTTGCTGCATTTGTTGTTCTTAAGAATAAATCATGTTGGGCAAATGCATCGGAGGAAGAATTAGTGGAAATTAAGAAACACTTGGTTTTGACTGTAAGGAAAGATATTGGTCCATTTGCTGCACCAAAATTGATTATCTTAGTGGATGATTTACCAAAGACAAGATCTGGGAAGATTATGAGAAGAATCTTGAGAAAGATTTTGGCTGGTGAAGCTGATCAATTGGGTGATGTTACAACTTTGTCAAACCCAGATATCGTCAGACATTTAATTGATTCTGTCAAATTGTAA